ACGTAAGGACCGTTCCGCTCTAAATTCCTGAACAAAACCTAATATACCATTCATAACAATGATAGCAATGATCGTTATAGCATCCAAATATTCACCCAGCAACCCTGATATCAATACCGCACCAACCAATACTAGTACCATAAAATCTTTAAATTGATTTAAAAATAATATAATAGGTGAAATCTTTTGTTTTTCGATGATCACATTTTCCCCAAACTCTTCTAGGTTCCTAGTTACTTCCTTTCCAGAAAGCCCCTCTTTGGCATTCACTCTGTATGTTTCTAACGTTTCATCTGTGCTTAGTTGGTACCATTTCCTTTGACTCATCACTTGTCCCCCTCCCTAAAACCTTGTCTAGGGTAAATGTATTCAGACAAGCCACAAATTATCACTTTTATAACGAACTTTTTAATCTTGCAAATATAGTATAAAATAAGGAGATACTTGCAAAAAAACTTTACTAAGTATTGATTTAGAAACAAGAAATGGAGCGTACAAAATATGGCTATAGACGGACTCGTTATTCACGCACTTATACACGAACTTCAAAATTGTGTAGGTGGAAGAATTAATAAAATATATCAACCCAACGAACATGACATACGTTTACATATAAGAGCCCAAGGGAAAAATCAAAAGTTAATCCTTTCAGCAAACCCCACTTATCCTAGGGCACATTTAACAGAAGGATCTTCTCGTAATCCAATGGAAGCTCCAATGTTTTGTATGTTATTAAGAAAACATTGTGAAAATGGCATTATTGAGTCCATTCACCAGATTGAACTCGAACGAATATTTCATATTAAAGTTAGACAAAGAGATGAATTAGGTGATTTTAATCGCAAAGTCATTGTAGTAGAAATTATGGGACGTCATAGTAATATTATCTTGTTAGATTTAGAAAAAAATATAATTTTTGATAGCATCCACCATATTAATGCCTTGATTAATAGACATAGAGTTGTTTTACCTGGCGCAGAATATATCACTCCTCCTGATCAAGGAAAAATAAATCCGCTAAATTGTTCAGAGGATCAAATGAATGAGTTATTTAGAAATACAGAGTTTGGAGAGGAAGAAAAATCTTGGCAGTTTATCCTAAATAACTTTAGCGGGATCAGTCCTATTACTGCAAAGGAAATCGTCAGTCGGTGTGAAATTTCATTAAATTGTTTAGTAAACGAACTTCTAAAGAATGAACAACAAAAGCAAAAATTAATAAAAACATTTATAAGACTTATGCAGCAATTAAAAAATAATCAATATCAGCCCACTATCTTAGAAACCTCCAATAAAATCTTATTTAATATTTTAGAGCTTACACATGTTCAAGGGAAGATGACATCCTTCAACTCCATTCATCAATGTTTGGATGAGTATTTTGGAAGCAAAGTTGAAAGAGATATTATGCGACAAAAGGTAGGGGATCTTCTAAAATTAATTCAAAATGAAAAAAATAAAAATATAAAGAAACTTAAAAAACTAAACAGAACAATAGAGCAAGCTGAGGAAGCAGATATGTACCGTATTTATGGTGAACTTCTTACCGCATCTCTACATGAAATCAATCGTGGAGATAAAGAAATAGAAGTGATCAATTATTATGATGAAGATCAGAGCAAAATTAAAATCCCATTAAATCAAAAGTTATCACCTTCAGAAAATGCTCAATCTTATTTTAAAAAATATACAAAAAGCAAAAATAGTGTATCAGTAGTTAAAGAGCAAATTGAAGTAACCCAAAAAGAAGTAGAATATTTAGACACCATTCTTCAACAAATGAGTTCAGCTTCTCTTGGAGATATAGATGAAATAAAAGAGGAATTGATCGAACAAGGTTACATTCGAAAACGTAACACTGGGAAAAAGAAAAAGAAAAAAAATGACAAACCTTCTTTAACTTGTTATACCTCAAGTGAGGGAATACAAATTTATGTTGGAAAAAACAATCTCCAAAACGAGTATTTAACCAATCGTTTTGCAAGTTACAAAGATACATGGTTACATACTAAAGATATACCCGGTTCACATGTTGTTATAAAAAGTACCGAGTTTGGAGAAAAAACATTAGAAGAAGCCGCCATGATTGCAGCTTATTTCAGCAAAGCAAAGGAGTCAAGTCAAGTCCCCGTTGATTACACACTTATTCGTCATGTGCGTAAACCAAATGGCTCAAAACCTGGGTATGTGATATACGACAATCAGAAAACGGTCTTTATCACACCTGAAGAAGAAGTGATTAAAAAGATGGAGCAGTGTATGAAATAGTTGAGAGTGTTTTTGAAAGTCAATAAATAGTATGCCAAACTAATGTGGCATACTATTTTTGTACATTAAGAATTTTCTTTCATATTGTTTACTATTGCATAGTCAATCAAATCGTGCATTTTCTCAATTGCTTCATCACTAAGTAAGTATTGATCTCCATCATCTAATAAAATGACATATTCATCCACAAACTTGAGATGATATAAATGTAATCCATCAAATTTAATAGTTACTTTAGAAGAATTAGGGTCAGTTATATTGGTATCATTAAAACCTTTATCATTAACAAAAAGTTGTACCCTAAAATTGTACCCTGAAGGTTCATTCTCATAATCATTTGATATTTTTTTGGCACCTTTCATAGCTTGTACAAAATCATAGATATCATCATTTGAATCCATTTTTTTAGACCAGACGACATTAAAAACGTCATGTGTTGCAGTAGGTCTAGATCTATATACTTCAATAGAAATAACATCAGCAGCATCTAGTTTATGATAATTACCCCATACTTCATCAGATACTTTCATATCACTACAACTAACAATTATTATGATGAAGCATAATACAACCAAGACTCCTATATTGGTTCTAATCAAACTACTTACCCCTGTTCTTTACAAATGATATTTTAATTTCTTTTATTTTTCAGCATTGATAACACTTTTATATTTATTTTTCTACCACCAATTGGAGCATGAAACACTTCACCATTTCGTTCACCGTGAAAATCAGAACCTGCTGTTACGACCAATTGATATTTATTAGCTAACCTAAGATACTTCTCCTCTTCCTCAGAGCTGTGATCCGAATGGTATACTTCTAATCCATCTACCCCATGTTGAATTAACTCTTCGACCAATTCATCATTTTCATATAATCCAGGATGTGCGATCACGGCAACACCACCTGCTTGTCTTATCCAATCCACAGCTTCAGAGGGATGAATACGTGGAGGGTTTACAAACGCTTTTCCATCTTTGCCGAGATATAATTCAAATGCTTCCTTAATCGTTTTAACAATTCCTTTATGAACTAGTACTTCAGCAATATGCGGTCTTCCTACTGTTTGTCTTGTTTTTTTCTTTGGGGCCAGCTCTAAAACATCATCCATCGTAATTTCTATACCTAGATCTTGCAGTTTTTTAATCATCATGTCATTACGAATAGATCTAACATCGCGAAGTTGATCTAACCGCTCTAAAAAAATGGTATCTTCATAATTTATATAATAACCAAGTATATGAATATCCAATTTATTAGCAACAGTACTAATTTCAATACCTGGAACAACGTCAATTCCAATTTTTTCACCTTCAGCTATTGCTTGCTTTAATCCTGAAACAGTATCATGATCCGTAATTGCCACACCAGCTAAACCCTTTTCTTTTGCCATTTTTACATTTTCGCTTGGAAGATGAAGTCCATCAGACGCTAATGTATGTGTATGAAGATCTACGTATTGATTGCTATTACTCATGTTAAGTCCAACTTTCATTTAGAATATTTCGATTGTTATTTTATTTTCTTCATTCGGATTATTCTTCAGAGCTTCCCTTCACTTTTTGGGGTTGCTTATAGCCATTTACCTAAATCACGTTCTCTAAGAAATTTCAAAAAGGTGATGGCTGAAATCGGTAAAATAGCAGTGTTTATATGTACCGAATAAAAATCTCTTTTAAAAGAAATACCATGGATAGTTTTAGTATGTAACAAACCTAAGGTTTTTTCATGTTTAACAGATGAATGTGAAAGTATGGATATACCAGAACCTGATTCCACAGCTGATTTAACTGCACCTGTACTTCCTAATTCCATCACGATATTCATAGCGTTTACTTCAACCCCATGTTTAGATAATTCTTTTTCCATTACCTGTCTAGTTCCAGAACCCTGTTCCCTTAAAATAAAAGGATACTTTATTACATCTTCTAGCATTATAATATCTAATTCCAAAAGAGGATGATTTGAAGGTAAAATTAATGTAAGTTCGTCACTTAAAACAGATTCCGTTTGCAAATCTGGATGATGAATCTCCGCTTCTATTAATCCAAACGTTAATTTATGTTTTAATATTTCATCTAATATTTGAGTTGTATTATTCACTTTTAAACTGACTGAAATATCTGGATATTCAGATGAGAAGGGTCCTAAAATTCTTGGTAAAATGTATTCACCTATAGTAAGACTGGCACCCAACTGTAATCTAGCTTTTAAAGAGTGTGTAAATTTAGACATTGCCTCATCTGTTTCTTTAATTAAATGAAAGCTTTGTTTCGCATACGGCAATAAAGCCTTCCCTGCTTCAGAACAAACTACTTTTTTTGTTGTACGATGAAACAATTTAGTACCAAAGTGTTCTTCAAGCGCTTGTATTTGCATCGTTACAGCAGGTTGAGTCATATGTAAAAATTGTGCAGCCGCTGAAAAACTACCTTTTTCAGCAACCGTAAAAAAAATATGAAGTTGATGAAAATTCATGGGAATCATCCTCTCCATTTCAATCGCAACTTTTAATTAGATGCATGTATACACTATTATATATAAAGTATCCCATAAAAGTGAAGAAAAATAAAAAGTAGAGAAGAGGAATCCCCGATTGCGGATGTTACTTTCCTGCAATCGGGGATTCTTTTTAGAGATTTGTCATACTTCAGTATAATGACATGCAGCCCAATGACCCGGTTTAATCTCTTGGAATTCTGGTTTAATTTCCTCACATTTATCAGAAGCAATCGGACAACGTGTACGAAAAGCACACCCACTTGGTGGATTAATCGGGCTAGGTAAATCACCTGTTAATACAGTCCCTTCACGTTGTTCCTCAACATCTGGATCAGGTATCGGAATGGCAGACATCAGAGCTTTTGTATACGGATGTAAAGGGTCTTTGTATAGTGTGTGACTATCCGCTAGTTCCACAATATTTCCTAAGTACATGACAATGACTCTATCACTGATATGTTTCACCATAGATAAATCATGTGCAATAAATAAATATGTTAATCCAAGTTTATTTTGTAAATCCTTTAAGAGGTTTACTACTTGTGCTTGTATTGAAACGTCTAAAGCAGAGATTGGTTCATCACAAATTATAAATTTAGGATTCACTGCTAAAGCTCTTGCTATTCCAATTCTCTGCCTTTGTCCGCCTGAAAATTCGTGAGGATAACGATTTGCATGGTCAGGGTTTAAACCGACCAAATCTAATAATTCTTCAACTCTTTTTACACGATCCTGCTTACTTGAACTTAATTTATGTATATCTAACGGCTCAGCTATAATATCGCGCACCGTCATTCTGGGGTTTAAGGAAGCGTAGGGATCTTGAAAAATCATTTGCATGTCACGACGTTTTTGTTTTAATTCTTTTGAAGATAATGAGAACATATTTTCCCCATTTACTAACATTTCTCCACAAGTAGGTTCATACAAACGAAGCATCGTTCTTCCAACTGTAGATTTACCACATCCAGATTCTCCAACCATTCCTAAAGTTTCTCCATTTTGAATAGTGAAATTGACACCATCTACTGCTTTTAATACTTTACCTCTTCCAACTTGAAAGTGTTTTTTTAAATTCTTCACTTCAATTAATGGTTGATTCATAATTTCACCCCTTGTGCCATCGGATGCATTAACCAACATCTAGAATGCTGACTTTCAGAGATTTTATAGAGATCAGGATCCTCTTGTTTACAAATATTCATCGCATCGTCACAACGATCGCAAAAACCACATCCCTTTGGAGGACTAATTAAATCTGGTGGAGTGCCAAATATCGGAACTAAGGAAGTTGCTTTTTCTTGATCTAATCTTGGAATTGATCTAAGCAATCCTCTAGTATACGGATGCTGAGGACTTTTAAAAATCTCACGTTTTGTGCCTTGCTCCACTACTTTTCCTGCATACATCACAACAATACGGTCACAAAGGTCAGCTACAACCCCAAGATCATGGGTAATGAGTATTATCGACGTATTCATCTGTTTCTGGAGGTTTTTCATTAGCTTCAAAATTTGTGCTTGGATGGTCACATCCAAAGCCGTTGTTGGTTCATCCGCAATTAATAATTTCGGGTTGGATGCTAATGCGATTGCGATCATTGCCCTCTGTCTCATACCTCCGCTAAATTCATGTGGGTACTGATTGATCCGTTTCTCAGGCTGAGGGATTTCAACTAGCTTTAATAGTTCTATCGCTCTTTCAGTTGCAGCTTTTGGACTCAATCCTTGATGTTTAATAAGTCCCTCTCGAATTTGTTTCCCAACTTTCATAGTAGGATTTAATGAAGTCATTGGGTCCTGAAATATCATCCCAATTTCTTTTCCACGAATCTCAAACATATCTTTTTTGGATTTCGTAACAATTTCCTCGCCATTAAACAATATAGAACCTTGTTTGATTTCCCCTGGCGGCATCGGAATTAATTTCATTATCGTTTGAGCTGTTACACTTTTTCCACAACCTGACTCTCCAACAATCGCAACAGTCTCTCCTTTAAGCACATCGAAACTTACTCCACGAACAGCTTGTACTTCTCCAGAATAAGTCTGAAAGGATACGTGTAAATCCTTTACTTCTAACAACTTTTCCAAATGAACCACCTCCCTTATTTGCGTAATCGTGGATCAAGTGCATCACGTAATCCATCACCTAAAATATTAAATGCCAATATCGTTACACTGATAAAAAATGCTGGGAAAAATATTCTCCAAGGAAAATAACGTAATGCCTGTATCCCATCACTTGCCATCGTTCCCCAACTAGCGATCGGCGCCTGAACACCCAGCCCTAAAAAGCTTAAAAAAGCTTCTGTAAATATAGCTAATGGAATCGTTAGTGTCATCGTAACAATAATGGGTCCCATGGCATTAGGTATTAAATGTCTAAATAACAAACGTTTTGTATTTGCACCTAATGAACGTGCAGATAATACAAATTCTTGCTCCTTTAATTGAAGGATTTGCCCACGTACAATTCTTGCCATGGTGATCCAGCCTGTCACCGTCAATGCTAGGATCATAGTGCCTAATCCTTGTGGTAATACAACCATTAACATTATCACAACTAACAAATAAGGAATCCCGTACAAAATATCACAAATACGCATCATTACTTCATCTACTCGTCTACCAAAGTACCCAGCAATACTTCCATATATGATACCAATGGTCAAATCTATTAATGCTGCAACAACCCCAATAAATAGTGAAATTCTAGCACCGTACCAGGTACGAACAAACATATCTCTTCCTAAATCATCCGTTCCAAACCAATGCTCAGCCGAAGGAGCTATGTTTTTGTCTTCAAGTACTTGTCCTTGATACTCATAGGAGCTTAAAATGGGTGCAAATATAGCCACGAATACTAATATAATCAATGTAAATAAAGCAATTATAGCTAATTTATTGCTTTTTAGTCTAATCCAAACATCTTGCCAATAATTTAAACTTTCCCTGGAAATTTTCTCAGCTTGTCTTACGTCTTTTATATAAGGTTTAAAATGTTCTGGAGTTAAGGTTGTTTTATTAATATTCATTAACATCCCCTCCTTTAACTTCTCCTCCTGTAATATTAATCCTTGGATCAATAATTCCATACAACATATCCACTACAAATACCATTAACACAAGAATAATACTGTAAAAAACGGTTGTACCCATAATAACTGTATAATCTCGATTTGTTATGCTCTGGACAAACTGAGTACCTAATCCAGGGATGCCATAAATATTTTCCACTACAAAACTACCTGTTAGTATACCAGCAGTTAAAGGACCTAAATAAGTAACTACTGGGAGAATAGCATTGCGAATCGCATGTTTAATTAAAACCATACTCTCTTTTAACCCCTTGGCTCTCGCTGTTTTAATATAATCCTGCTGTAAAACCTCCAACATGTTAGAACGTGTTAAACGAGCAATAAAAGCGATTGGAAGTGCGGATAATGATAATGCGGGGAGTACATGGTGTAAAGGGGTTTCAAATCTTCCTGCTGGAAAAATATCCAGCTGTATGGCAAAAACATATTGTAAAAATACCGCCAGAATAAAGCTAGGAACAGACATACCAATCACAGCGATTACCATTGCTGAATAATCCTGAAATTTATTATGATATAATGCCGCTAATACGCCAAAAAACAATCCTAAAGCGATGGATAAAAATAATGCCTCTAACCCTAAAACTAACGAAATTTTAAATGTTCTGTTAATGATATCATTCACTGTTTCCGCTTTATATCTAAAAGAAGGACCTAGATCCCAGGTTACTACTGATTTAACATAATCAAAATATTGTATAACTAGAGGTTTATCTAAGCCATAATGCGCTTCTAAAGTTTTTAGAATTTCTACTGGAACTTTTTTTTCAGCTGAAAAGGGTCCACCAGGAACAGCTCTCATTAAGAAAAAGGTTGCTGATATAATAATCCAAAGCGAGATCAAAACAAAAATCAAGCGACGTAAAAGAAACCTAGTCAAACCGTGCCACCTCCATTTTTACAAATAATGTATCTAAATAGTCTTTAAGGTATATGGAGTTTCTCCATATACCTTAAAGTCATAAAGTCTGTTTTATTTAAATGATATTATTATTCAAAATGTGCCCATTTTAAATCCGTATTTCCTAAACTATCAAGGAAGATATCTTTTATTTCAAGATTAGAAACATAGTTATAAGTATAATAATACACTGGAGCTATTGGCATTTCGTCCATGAAGATCGCTTCTGCATCTTTTAAAAGTTGAGTTCTAGTTGTTACATCCCCCTCAGAATAGGTTAGATCTAACAAACTAGTGTACTCATCATTGTGCCAACGAGTGTTGTTGTTTCCGCCTAATTCCTTAAATATTTCAAGAAAGTTGATCGGATCGTTGAAATCACCAATCCAACCATAACGAGCGATTTGGTAATCCCCTTCATCAATTTGATCTAGGTAAACTCCCCATTCCGCATTTTCTAGTGTTAGTTCAATTCCAAAAACCTGTCTCCATTGCTCTTGAACCGCTTGAGCAATTTTTTGATGTCCTTCACTAGTATTGTGGCTAAGCACTAATGGAGGCAAATCAGCTGCGCTGGCATATCCTAACTCTTCAAGAGCATCATCAAATAACTGCTTTGCCATTTCTATATTATTATCTTGAAAATAAGGTTCTTTAACTAACTCCATATTTGGAGGAACAAGCCCCATTGCAGGGATTTGCTCACCTTGCGCTACGTGGTCAATAATAGATTGACGATCAATTGCGTATGCAAACGCCTGACGCATTTTTTTATTATTGAAAGGTTCTTTTTCTACATTAAATTTATACATATAAGTTCCAGTTCGAATTTGAGTAGTTAATAATCCTTGATCTTTTAAAATTGGTAATGAGTCTGTAGGTAAAGAAGAAAACGGAGATCCTGCCCAATCTAATTCCCCATCTTCATATAAAGCTAAAACGGTGCCCTCATCTTCAACTACAGCATATATGATTCGATCTAACTGTACTGTATCTGCGTCCCAATAATCATCATTTTTAACTAGCTGAACTTCATTACCATGCTCCCAAATATCCAATTTGAAAGGACCATTGCTAACATATAAATCACCAGCATCATTAGCCCATGTTTCATTAGCTTCTACAATTTTTTTATTTACTGGTTTATACGTTGTAAATGCTAAGAGCTCCATGATATAAGGAGTTGGGTTTTCAAGTGTAACTTCTAGCGTTTTATCATCTATCGCTTTTACCCCAACATCATCCATGCTTCCTTCTCCTGTATTGGCTGCTTCCGCATTTTTAATGTAATAAAGCTGATATGCATAATCTGCTGCAAATGCTGGTTCCAATACACGTTTCCAAGCATATTCATAATCATGAGCTGTTACTGGATCACCATTTGTCCAACTGTGATCTCTTAAAGTAAACGTATAGGTTAAATAATCATCTGAGATTTCTAAGTTTTCAGCTCCTGCTAAAGCAGGACCATCAGGAGTAACACGGGTTAAACCTTCAAAAACTCCACGAAGAACAGTAGATGAAGTTGTATCAGTTGCTTGACCTGGATCTAAAGTGGGTGGTTCACTTGGAAAACTTGCACGAAATACTTTTTCTGTCATTTCTTCACCAGGTGTATTTGCTTCATCATTATCATCTTTTTGATCATTAGTATCATCTGTCTTCTCAACCTCTTCTGGTTCTGTCGTCGTATCTTCAGAACATCCGACTAAAGCTAACCCCATTACAAATATTAAAGCTAAAACTGTCAGGAAACTTATTTTGAACCCCTTTTTCATCATTTATTTCCCCCTTATTTTTTTTGCCATCATCTATCGAATTTATGATAGTTTTAAGGAAAAATGATCCACTTGAATAAAAGCACTCAACCAAATGAAGCAAAACTCTCTTTCTACATTACAATTTAACAAGCGGATCTGCTTTTGTATTTTAAAAAACTTTATCCGGGGAGATTTAGTATTCATAAAATAAGCACTATTTTTTCCTAAACTTTCTAAATACGAAAAATGTGACCGTGTTCATAACTATTTATATTAAATTAATACATTTATATAACTAAAAATTAGGACAAATTATTATATTATTAATCATTCCTAAAAAAAAAGCTCTCCATTTGGAGAGCTTTAAAAGAAATCACCCATGAATGACTTTATTGTTGTCATTGATGGGTGATATTTATATTAATTATATTCTGCTTTATAACGTTTATATTCAGTTTCAGAACAATATACAAAATGTCCAGGTTTAATCTCTTTCAAAGAGGCTTCACCATTATTGTATTGATGTTGAGTAGGATCGTAAATGATACGTTTCCTAGATCTCTCATGTTCAGGATCAGGTAATGGAATCGCTGACAAAAGTGATTTTGTATATGGGTGAATCGGGTTTTCATAAAGCTCATCGCTTTCAGCAAGTTCCACAATTTTCCCTTGATACATTACCCCAATTCGATCACTGATATATTTAACCATCGATAAATCATGAGCTATAAATAAATAAGTTAATTTTTTTTCCTTCTGCAGCTTTTTCAAAAGATTGATGACCTGTGCTTGTATAGAAACGTCTAAGGCAGAAATAGGTTCATCTGCTATGATAAATTCAGGATCAACAGCGAGTGCTCTAGCAATACCTATCCGTTGACGCTGCCCTCCACTAAACTCATGAGGATATCTATTTGCATGTTCTTCATTTAATCCAACCGTTTTAAGCAAATCGTATACTCGATTCATTCTATCCTCTTTAGAAGAGGCTAACCCATGTACATCTATACCTTCAGCAATAATGTCAGAAACCTTCATACGTGGATTCAGTGATGCATATGGATCTTGGAAAATCATTTGCATCTTTCGATTAAAAGCTTTTAAATCACTTTTTGATTTTTTTCCATGCACATCAATACCATCATATATAATATGACCATCTGTAGCATTGTATAAACGAATGATCGTACGTCCTGTAGTAGACTTTCCACAGCCAGATTCTCCAACTAGTCCAAAAGTTTCACCTTTATATACATCAAATGAAATACCATCAACAGCTTTTATTACATTATGTTTAGATATTTCAAAGTGCTGTTTCATGTTCTTTATTTCTAACAGCTTTTGTTTACTCATTTGTGATCACTCGCTTTCGAACCTGACTTAGACAGTTGTTTCTTCTCTTTCAATCGCTGAATAAATGCAGGTGGCTCAACCTCAGGAGCATTTTCATGCAACAACCACGTTGCAGCAAAATGAGTATTTGAAACTTTAAACATTGGTGGTTCCTTCTCTAAATCAATCTTTAATGCATATTCGTTTCTCACTGCAAATGCATCTCCTGTTGGCGGTTTAATTAAATTTGGAGGTGATCCAGGAATTGCGTAGAGTTCATCATCACTTGTTTCCAAGCTAGGCATAGAACTAAGCAGACCCCACGTATATGGGTGCTGTGGGTTATAAAAAATTTCATCCACAGTACCGATTTCCACAACTTTTCCACCATACATAACTGCAACACGATCAGCTACATTGGCAACAACACCTAAGTCATGTGTAATAAATATAATAGATGTATCCATTTTCTTTTGGAGATCTTTCATTAACTCTAAAATTTGTGCTTGTATGGTTACATCAAGCGCAGTAGTGGGTTCATCAGCTAATAATACTTTAGGATTACAAGCAAGAGCGATCGCAATCACAACACGCTGACGCATGCCACCTGAAAATTGATGAGGAAATTCATTTATACGAACCTCTGGCTGCGGGATACCAACTAAACCTAACAATTCTATCGCTCGTTCTTTAGCAGCACTTGAGCTTAGATTTTGATGTTTAATTAAACCTTCCATAATTTGTTTCCCAACTTTCATCGTTGGGTTTAAAGATGTCATCGGGTCTTGAAATATCATTGAGATTTCTTTACCACGAACTTTCTGCATCTCTTTTTCAGAAAGTTTGGCTAAATCTTTCCCTTCAAAAAGGATCTCTCCTTCTTTAATTCTCCCTGGTGGAGTAGGAATAAGACGCATTATTGTCTTTGACGTAACTGATTTACCAGAACCTGATTCACCTACGATTGCTAAAGTCTCCCCTTTATGAAGATCAAAGTTAACACCTCGAACAGCTTGGACTTCACCAGCAAACGTATCAAATGAAACATGCATATTTTTCACTTCAAGTATCTTTTCCATATTTACCACCTACCTTTATTAGTCACGCATTTTTGGATCAAGCGCATCACGCAGCCCATCCGCAACAAGATTGAATGCAATCATGATCAAACTGATAACTATTGATGGAAATAGCAATATATGAGGATATATTTGTAATGATCTAAATCCATCTTCAATTAACGTACCTAATGACGCTATCGGAGCAGGCAAACCTAAACCGATAAAACTTAAAAACGCTTCAGTAAAAATCGCGCTTGGAATCGTAAACATCGTATTGATGATAATTACGCCTGTAATATTAGGTATTAAATGTTGCATGATAATCTTAGAATCTTTAGACCCTAACGTTTTTGACGCTAATACAAACTCTTGATTTTTCAATTTTAAAATTTGCCCACGTACAACACGAGACATCCCGAGCCAACCTGTTATGGTCATGGCTACTGTAATAGTTAATATGCCTGGTTCTAGTATAAGGATTATTAATATAACTACGATTAAAAATGGAATTCCGATCAATACTTCAACGATACGTTGCATAATAAGATCTACTCTGCCACCGTAATATGCGGATATCCCTCCGTAGGCAACACCGATAACCATATCAATAGATGCAGCTAAAAGTGCAATGTATAAAGAAATTCGTGTTCCTTCCCACGTTCTTGTCCACAAATCACGTCCTAAACCATCTGTTCCAAACCAAAAGTACTCTTCTACTTCTTTTTGCTCATACATATCAATACGT
The window above is part of the Chengkuizengella sediminis genome. Proteins encoded here:
- a CDS encoding ABC transporter permease; this translates as MNINKTTLTPEHFKPYIKDVRQAEKISRESLNYWQDVWIRLKSNKLAIIALFTLIILVFVAIFAPILSSYEYQGQVLEDKNIAPSAEHWFGTDDLGRDMFVRTWYGARISLFIGVVAALIDLTIGIIYGSIAGYFGRRVDEVMMRICDILYGIPYLLVVIMLMVVLPQGLGTMILALTVTGWITMARIVRGQILQLKEQEFVLSARSLGANTKRLLFRHLIPNAMGPIIVTMTLTIPLAIFTEAFLSFLGLGVQAPIASWGTMASDGIQALRYFPWRIFFPAFFISVTILAFNILGDGLRDALDPRLRK
- a CDS encoding ABC transporter permease — encoded protein: MTRFLLRRLIFVLISLWIIISATFFLMRAVPGGPFSAEKKVPVEILKTLEAHYGLDKPLVIQYFDYVKSVVTWDLGPSFRYKAETVNDIINRTFKISLVLGLEALFLSIALGLFFGVLAALYHNKFQDYSAMVIAVIGMSVPSFILAVFLQYVFAIQLDIFPAGRFETPLHHVLPALSLSALPIAFIARLTRSNMLEVLQQDYIKTARAKGLKESMVLIKHAIRNAILPVVTYLGPLTAGILTGSFVVENIYGIPGLGTQFVQSITNRDYTVIMGTTVFYSIILVLMVFVVDMLYGIIDPRINITGGEVKGGDVNEY
- a CDS encoding peptide ABC transporter substrate-binding protein translates to MMKKGFKISFLTVLALIFVMGLALVGCSEDTTTEPEEVEKTDDTNDQKDDNDEANTPGEEMTEKVFRASFPSEPPTLDPGQATDTTSSTVLRGVFEGLTRVTPDGPALAGAENLEISDDYLTYTFTLRDHSWTNGDPVTAHDYEYAWKRVLEPAFAADYAYQLYYIKNAEAANTGEGSMDDVGVKAIDDKTLEVTLENPTPYIMELLAFTTYKPVNKKIVEANETWANDAGDLYVSNGPFKLDIWEHGNEVQLVKNDDYWDADTVQLDRIIYAVVEDEGTVLALYEDGELDWAGSPFSSLPTDSLPILKDQGLLTTQIRTGTYMYKFNVEKEPFNNKKMRQAFAYAIDRQSIIDHVAQGEQIPAMGLVPPNMELVKEPYFQDNNIEMAKQLFDDALEELGYASAADLPPLVLSHNTSEGHQKIAQAVQEQWRQVFGIELTLENAEWGVYLDQIDEGDYQIARYGWIGDFNDPINFLEIFKELGGNNNTRWHNDEYTSLLDLTYSEGDVTTRTQLLKDAEAIFMDEMPIAPVYYYTYNYVSNLEIKDIFLDSLGNTDLKWAHFE
- a CDS encoding ABC transporter ATP-binding protein — its product is MSKQKLLEIKNMKQHFEISKHNVIKAVDGISFDVYKGETFGLVGESGCGKSTTGRTIIRLYNATDGHIIYDGIDVHGKKSKSDLKAFNRKMQMIFQDPYASLNPRMKVSDIIAEGIDVHGLASSKEDRMNRVYDLLKTVGLNEEHANRYPHEFSGGQRQRIGIARALAVDPEFIIADEPISALDVSIQAQVINLLKKLQKEKKLTYLFIAHDLSMVKYISDRIGVMYQGKIVELAESDELYENPIHPYTKSLLSAIPLPDPEHERSRKRIIYDPTQHQYNNGEASLKEIKPGHFVYCSETEYKRYKAEYN
- a CDS encoding ABC transporter ATP-binding protein, which codes for MEKILEVKNMHVSFDTFAGEVQAVRGVNFDLHKGETLAIVGESGSGKSVTSKTIMRLIPTPPGRIKEGEILFEGKDLAKLSEKEMQKVRGKEISMIFQDPMTSLNPTMKVGKQIMEGLIKHQNLSSSAAKERAIELLGLVGIPQPEVRINEFPHQFSGGMRQRVVIAIALACNPKVLLADEPTTALDVTIQAQILELMKDLQKKMDTSIIFITHDLGVVANVADRVAVMYGGKVVEIGTVDEIFYNPQHPYTWGLLSSMPSLETSDDELYAIPGSPPNLIKPPTGDAFAVRNEYALKIDLEKEPPMFKVSNTHFAATWLLHENAPEVEPPAFIQRLKEKKQLSKSGSKASDHK